A genomic stretch from Sulfobacillus thermosulfidooxidans includes:
- the cmr5 gene encoding type III-B CRISPR module-associated protein Cmr5, with amino-acid sequence MILTIEQDRAQHALTQIKNLINQPEAWQGRYKSYVKGLPASILSNGLGQALATLLSAAKGTTNDAHYVLYQHIEQWLCRSHPLAPYSGTSNVMDAITHHDSTAYRLAQMEAMAYLVWLKKFAAAYLLGEEGDVD; translated from the coding sequence ATGATCTTGACGATAGAACAAGACAGGGCTCAGCACGCATTAACACAAATTAAGAACCTCATAAATCAACCGGAAGCATGGCAAGGACGGTACAAATCCTATGTCAAAGGATTACCCGCATCCATTTTGTCCAATGGTCTTGGCCAAGCTCTGGCAACCTTGTTATCCGCCGCCAAAGGGACTACAAACGATGCTCATTATGTTCTCTATCAGCACATCGAACAATGGCTGTGCCGTTCCCATCCACTCGCTCCTTATTCAGGGACCTCAAACGTTATGGATGCCATCACCCATCATGACAGCACGGCTTACCGCCTCGCCCAAATGGAAGCAATGGCCTATCTTGTCTGGCTTAAAAAGTTTGCGGCAGCGTACTTATTGGGAGAAGAAGGAGATGTCGACTAA
- a CDS encoding APC family permease, producing the protein MTRSDPHPSSLPRNAVNFWHVLAQGLISNGPLASMVAALTAAAGYALGALPLAYLLGGLMVFLWINTPYQFSKKLAGAGGMAYFVGRSMGGRWGYLAGVAYVVYYAALLATNIVFFSLLVQSVGPQLGWNMPAGMAYVFTILFVIPSTVLTYLGVRSSLNYGVITALVEMVMLLILSAVIIFSPHTVNTAAVYHPALAAHGISGLAVGALVASFGMSGSTAAVYLGAEAKTAHRTIRAALYLASGLVVLMFIIVSYSLTVGWGYLHMSQFAQSSIPGLLIVQHYLGLKAELLFVLFVLNSLIGMNVASTIVVTRITLTFAHSDLWPKFLGRIHPKYQTPYAAVLTVGAVAVLAGLLAESILGLSNAFLVLILIATMGEFLGHALGNVGLLKFYDRSARYHVIAFGILPALSLVLIAFGVFFTFYPPIVPAVYAPIIMIGSLVLAYFHYGYHLRKRSQPLSEAVLLHFSSDHPEPVPDFEEEKIEVEAE; encoded by the coding sequence ATGACTCGTTCTGATCCCCACCCCTCTTCGTTACCGCGTAACGCGGTGAATTTTTGGCATGTCTTAGCACAAGGACTGATTTCAAATGGTCCCTTGGCCTCGATGGTTGCCGCTTTGACGGCCGCCGCAGGATATGCTTTAGGCGCTTTGCCGTTGGCTTATTTATTAGGTGGCCTCATGGTGTTTTTGTGGATCAATACCCCCTATCAATTTTCCAAGAAACTCGCTGGCGCCGGAGGTATGGCATATTTCGTAGGCCGGAGTATGGGAGGGCGCTGGGGCTACTTGGCCGGTGTGGCCTATGTCGTCTATTATGCTGCGCTCTTGGCTACCAATATTGTCTTTTTCTCCTTATTAGTCCAGTCGGTAGGACCTCAACTGGGTTGGAATATGCCTGCCGGCATGGCCTATGTCTTTACCATCTTGTTTGTCATACCTTCCACAGTTTTGACCTATCTCGGCGTCCGTTCATCCCTGAATTATGGCGTGATTACGGCCTTAGTGGAAATGGTCATGTTACTGATTTTAAGTGCGGTCATTATCTTTTCCCCGCACACCGTCAATACCGCAGCCGTTTATCACCCAGCTCTGGCTGCTCATGGGATTAGTGGATTAGCAGTGGGCGCCCTCGTCGCATCCTTCGGCATGTCGGGTTCCACTGCCGCCGTCTATTTGGGAGCCGAAGCGAAAACGGCTCACCGAACCATTCGAGCCGCTTTGTACTTGGCTTCGGGCCTCGTTGTCTTGATGTTTATTATTGTCTCCTATTCTCTAACGGTCGGTTGGGGTTACTTGCACATGAGCCAATTTGCGCAATCCAGCATTCCGGGGCTTCTTATCGTCCAACATTATTTAGGATTAAAAGCTGAATTACTCTTTGTCCTTTTCGTTCTGAACAGTCTTATCGGGATGAATGTCGCCAGCACAATCGTTGTGACCCGCATCACCCTGACCTTTGCCCACAGTGATTTGTGGCCCAAGTTTCTTGGCCGAATCCATCCCAAATATCAAACGCCCTATGCAGCTGTATTAACCGTAGGCGCTGTGGCCGTTCTCGCAGGACTCTTAGCCGAGAGTATTTTGGGACTCTCAAACGCCTTCTTGGTCTTAATCCTCATTGCTACGATGGGAGAGTTTCTCGGTCACGCGTTGGGCAATGTCGGTTTATTGAAATTCTATGACCGTAGTGCCCGTTATCACGTCATCGCCTTTGGCATATTGCCCGCCCTCTCTTTAGTCTTAATCGCCTTCGGTGTATTCTTTACCTTCTATCCCCCCATTGTGCCGGCCGTGTACGCTCCCATTATCATGATTGGCTCTCTTGTTCTCGCCTATTTTCACTACGGATATCATTTGCGCAAACGGAGCCAGCCTTTAAGTGAAGCCGTCTTGCTTCACTTCAGCAGTGACCATCCGGAACCAGTGCCAGATTTTGAGGAGGAAAAAATCGAAGTCGAAGCGGAATAA
- a CDS encoding gamma-glutamylcyclotransferase family protein, producing MKIFVNGELMRGLSMHEMMQGADYITDALTAPIYRLFSIDDQYPAMVMAQPFEEGYSVPGEIYEIPDTLWPQILANERKLGLYPGPIWLSDGHAMRGILSVRELCEGYQDISSYGGWRAYRERLETGNK from the coding sequence ATGAAAATTTTCGTCAATGGAGAGCTTATGCGCGGTCTCTCCATGCATGAGATGATGCAAGGAGCAGACTATATTACAGATGCGTTAACCGCTCCTATTTACCGGTTATTTTCCATTGATGATCAATATCCCGCCATGGTGATGGCCCAACCTTTCGAAGAGGGTTACTCGGTACCTGGCGAAATTTATGAAATTCCAGATACCCTGTGGCCGCAAATCCTGGCTAATGAGCGGAAGCTTGGGCTATATCCCGGACCGATTTGGCTCAGTGATGGTCATGCTATGCGCGGAATTTTGTCGGTGAGAGAACTATGCGAAGGTTACCAAGATATTTCATCGTATGGGGGATGGCGAGCCTACCGGGAACGTTTGGAGACGGGTAATAAATAG
- a CDS encoding fatty acid desaturase, whose product MAFPQTSSPSTKIQLFGPFHKVFRYTDGIVPNVAALIYIFAGYFGGWLFLFSRHVGLFILGILLLAHSMIISAYFFHELVHHTIFRSQSTNARMMAIISWINGGCLSYLPRAEKKHLAHHFQKADVISFDFRAWLQKHLWLAKMVMLLEWAYFPAVEMLMRAVMVIQPFTQRLPHRYRVLTTLIIRGGLWFGVLWWYWPAAFGYVLATLLFITVLRFIDAFQHTYEPIVAAPGTPPPDIPARSKTYEEENTYTNLLSQKWPVLNLLVLNFVYHNVHHAMPSMPWHRLRQYHDHQYMKETKPSQILSFRQQVIWYHRYRVARTVTSDYGNLETGFVGAVGVSFLTVL is encoded by the coding sequence ATGGCATTTCCACAAACAAGTTCCCCATCCACAAAAATTCAGCTATTTGGGCCTTTTCATAAAGTTTTTCGCTATACTGACGGCATTGTCCCCAATGTGGCGGCCTTAATTTATATTTTTGCGGGCTACTTTGGTGGTTGGCTCTTCCTGTTTTCACGACACGTGGGACTCTTTATTCTGGGAATTTTGCTATTGGCCCACAGCATGATTATCTCCGCATATTTCTTTCACGAGTTGGTGCATCATACCATATTTCGCTCCCAATCCACGAACGCTCGCATGATGGCGATAATCAGTTGGATTAATGGCGGCTGCTTATCCTATCTTCCCCGGGCCGAAAAGAAACATCTGGCTCACCATTTTCAAAAAGCGGACGTCATCTCCTTTGATTTTCGCGCATGGCTCCAAAAACATTTGTGGCTTGCCAAGATGGTAATGTTGTTAGAATGGGCGTATTTTCCGGCCGTCGAGATGCTCATGCGCGCGGTTATGGTCATTCAACCATTTACACAGCGCTTGCCCCACCGCTACCGTGTATTAACCACTCTCATAATCCGGGGAGGGTTGTGGTTTGGCGTTCTATGGTGGTATTGGCCCGCTGCTTTCGGTTATGTCCTCGCTACGCTCCTATTTATCACTGTGCTGCGCTTTATCGACGCATTTCAGCATACCTACGAACCCATTGTGGCGGCGCCGGGTACGCCCCCACCTGACATCCCTGCGCGCAGTAAAACCTACGAAGAAGAGAATACCTATACCAATTTGCTGTCACAAAAGTGGCCCGTTTTGAATCTGCTCGTACTAAATTTTGTTTACCATAATGTTCATCATGCCATGCCCAGTATGCCGTGGCACCGATTACGCCAATATCATGACCATCAGTATATGAAAGAGACAAAACCGTCCCAAATTCTCTCGTTCCGCCAACAGGTGATCTGGTACCACCGCTACCGCGTCGCTCGCACCGTCACCTCTGATTACGGGAATTTGGAAACCGGATTTGTGGGGGCTGTGGGTGTCTCGTTTCTCACCGTGTTATAG
- a CDS encoding GNAT family N-acetyltransferase — protein sequence MKVFARVKNPFIISTDPALLDKETVFSYLHNEAYWSVGLPRDIFEKSLRHSLCFGIYQDSQQVGFARVISDFATFAYLCDVFVLAPYRGQGLGKWLIESIMDHPDLQGLRRFYLVTRDAHGLYQHYGFAPLADCGRHMEKVVPAAILYKISDIQDE from the coding sequence ATGAAAGTATTTGCGCGGGTGAAGAATCCTTTTATCATATCAACAGATCCAGCCTTGTTGGACAAAGAAACCGTATTTTCATATCTCCATAATGAAGCATATTGGTCTGTAGGATTGCCTCGGGATATTTTTGAGAAAAGCCTGCGGCATTCTTTATGTTTTGGTATTTACCAGGATAGTCAACAAGTGGGATTTGCACGGGTTATTTCAGATTTTGCGACATTCGCTTATTTATGTGATGTGTTTGTTTTAGCACCATATAGAGGTCAAGGACTGGGTAAATGGCTAATAGAATCGATTATGGATCACCCGGATTTGCAAGGATTAAGACGTTTCTATTTGGTGACGCGTGATGCTCATGGGCTTTACCAACATTATGGATTTGCCCCTTTGGCCGATTGTGGTCGGCATATGGAAAAGGTTGTTCCAGCGGCAATTCTCTATAAAATTAGTGATATTCAAGATGAATAA
- a CDS encoding MBL fold metallo-hydrolase: MKQITDHVFIFTSVVQQLNSVVIIDDDYLVIVDPGFFPGEIASIRNFLQPYENSSRSRLLILTHSHFDHIAGVPYFPGYAVVTSSMWDKSNEQRAIRQLEKFDTEFYVDRPWEQGKFPVVNTLYAMQHQETLGPFHFFHTPGHTDDSMSFIYKNVLCVGDYLSSLEFPFINASVSDYNKTLQLITELVHDSSITTLLSQHGPPACTNEILTRIDSAHAYIDELFHLVETAQHQDDIWSDVLAEANSLSYQGRPIPLGLKSAHERNLKTMWAEYHHSLNLSSIPER; the protein is encoded by the coding sequence GTGAAGCAAATCACAGATCATGTGTTCATATTTACCAGTGTGGTGCAACAACTTAATAGCGTTGTAATCATCGACGACGATTATCTTGTGATCGTGGATCCAGGATTTTTTCCTGGTGAAATCGCATCTATTCGCAACTTTTTACAACCGTATGAAAATTCGTCGCGAAGTCGCCTCCTCATTCTCACCCATTCCCATTTTGACCACATTGCCGGAGTTCCATATTTTCCGGGATATGCGGTCGTGACGTCTAGCATGTGGGACAAGAGCAATGAACAACGAGCTATCCGGCAACTTGAAAAGTTCGACACCGAATTCTATGTTGACAGGCCTTGGGAACAAGGAAAGTTTCCCGTCGTGAACACTCTCTACGCTATGCAGCACCAAGAAACACTGGGTCCGTTTCACTTCTTCCATACTCCTGGGCACACCGATGACAGCATGAGCTTTATTTATAAGAACGTTCTGTGCGTTGGCGACTATTTATCAAGCCTTGAATTCCCTTTTATTAATGCCTCAGTGTCAGATTACAACAAGACACTCCAGTTGATCACCGAATTAGTCCACGACTCGTCTATTACGACCTTATTGTCCCAACATGGACCGCCGGCTTGTACAAACGAAATCTTGACACGAATTGATTCAGCGCATGCCTATATTGACGAGTTATTCCACCTTGTCGAAACAGCTCAGCACCAAGATGACATATGGTCCGATGTGCTAGCGGAAGCAAATTCCCTGTCCTATCAAGGTCGTCCTATACCGCTAGGACTCAAATCAGCACATGAACGAAATCTCAAAACGATGTGGGCCGAATATCATCACTCTCTAAACCTGTCATCGATCCCCGAACGTTAG
- the uca gene encoding urea carboxylase yields the protein MFNKVLIANRGAIAVRIARTLKKMGILSVAVYTTADEDSLHVDAADEAVCIGEGPAPDSYLNARLILDTALSMGVDAVHPGYGFLSENAEFAQQCLEKGIAFIGPSPEHIAMFGQKHTARAIAEQAGVPTVPGSALLENLDQALEVARGIGYPVMLKATAGGGGIGMQICHDQQELTGAFESISRVAALHFHNGGVFLEKYIPQARHIEVQIFGQATGEILTLGQRDCSLQRRNQKVVEESPAPGLSSEIREKMERAAKRLAEIVQYRNAGTVEFIYDVNSTQFYFLEVNTRLQVEHGITEEIFGIDLVEWQVREAAGEVIDGFSSDLSPMGHSLEVRIYAEDPGNQFRPSTGLIDTVSFPDFARIETWVRQGIVISPYYDPMLAKIIVHGQTRDEALEKMRMALDHTRFYGVATNRHYLRSLLEHTAVTDGNVFTQFLADFNPAEPALEVLDPGLQTTVQDWPGRLGYWQVGVPPSGPMDALSFRLGNLLLGNDEGALGLEMTLRGGTYRFRDDIWFCVTGAPMNPVLDGQPIPLYHPIMAKRGQVLQLGEAARGMRTYLTVAGGFDIPKTLGSGSTFTLGGFGGHSGRALQVGDVLGICSPAMTRPFRGTLPSTKQPPISHHWMIGVIPGPHCSTEFLQPSYLPQLVQTTWEVHFNSSRTGVRLIGPPPSWARQDGGDAGLHPSNIHDNAYAIGTLDLTGDMPILLGPDGPSLGGFVCPVTTATAELWKIGQLRPGDTVSFRLLSIEEAEQCLAQQEEFLHHLLEDDKGELPACLFAESGHLANIPNYPLLDHRPMSSPFAVTIRADGDQYLLVEYGPMELDLRLRFQVHALMTALQNMNDLPIIDLTPGIRSLHIHFDPRRITLRTMVDRVRQVNDQLPPLESISVPSRIVRLPLSWDDPATQLAIKRYQQNVRPDAPWCPSNLEFIRRINGLDSIDDVKNIVFSATYLVLGLGDVYLGAPVATPVDPRHRLITTKYNPARTWTPENAVGIGGAYLCVYGMEGPGGYQFVGRTVQMWNKWRTTQSFQPGQPWLLRFFDQIQFYPVSAEELLQLRQDFLRGRFEVEIQDTVFDLGRYLHELEHIKMSVDRFRRCQQQAFQAERERWGALGLAEYVSGDAAAPSIEPEYQIKGTPVTSSLPGSVWKVLVQADEEVSEGQTLVVLESMKMEFAIVAPNRGVVAAICVKPGEQVRPGQLLVDLVSDE from the coding sequence ATGTTTAACAAAGTGCTTATTGCCAACCGTGGGGCCATTGCCGTTCGTATTGCCCGGACATTGAAAAAGATGGGCATCCTGTCGGTGGCCGTGTATACCACTGCTGATGAGGACAGTTTGCACGTCGATGCCGCGGATGAAGCGGTTTGCATTGGCGAAGGTCCGGCCCCGGACAGTTATTTAAATGCGCGCTTAATTCTGGATACAGCCCTGTCCATGGGTGTGGACGCCGTGCATCCCGGATACGGATTTCTTAGCGAAAATGCCGAGTTTGCCCAACAATGTCTCGAGAAGGGCATTGCTTTTATTGGACCCTCTCCGGAACATATCGCCATGTTTGGCCAAAAACATACGGCGCGGGCCATTGCCGAACAAGCTGGTGTTCCTACCGTGCCCGGTTCAGCATTATTAGAGAACTTGGACCAAGCACTTGAAGTGGCACGGGGGATTGGATATCCGGTGATGTTAAAGGCAACGGCCGGAGGTGGCGGTATTGGCATGCAGATCTGCCACGATCAGCAAGAACTCACTGGGGCATTTGAGTCGATTAGCCGGGTTGCGGCCCTCCACTTTCACAACGGCGGGGTATTTCTGGAGAAATATATTCCCCAAGCACGTCATATTGAAGTGCAAATTTTTGGGCAAGCAACAGGTGAGATTCTCACTTTAGGTCAAAGAGACTGTTCACTGCAGCGCCGCAATCAAAAAGTCGTCGAAGAAAGTCCTGCGCCTGGCTTGTCTTCTGAAATACGTGAGAAGATGGAACGCGCAGCCAAACGGTTAGCCGAAATCGTCCAGTACCGCAATGCGGGAACAGTCGAATTCATTTACGATGTGAATTCAACCCAGTTCTATTTTCTAGAAGTCAATACTCGGCTTCAAGTGGAACACGGGATTACGGAAGAAATTTTTGGAATCGATTTAGTGGAATGGCAGGTGCGAGAAGCTGCGGGGGAAGTGATTGACGGATTCTCTTCAGATTTATCACCCATGGGTCATAGTCTCGAAGTCCGGATTTACGCGGAAGATCCCGGCAATCAATTTCGTCCCAGCACAGGGCTAATAGACACCGTGTCGTTCCCGGATTTTGCCAGAATTGAGACATGGGTTCGCCAAGGCATAGTGATTTCTCCCTATTATGATCCCATGTTAGCGAAAATCATCGTGCATGGCCAAACTCGCGATGAAGCGCTTGAGAAAATGCGAATGGCCTTGGACCACACGCGTTTCTATGGGGTCGCTACAAACCGTCATTATTTAAGATCGTTATTGGAACACACTGCAGTCACTGACGGAAATGTGTTTACTCAGTTTCTTGCAGATTTTAATCCGGCGGAACCTGCTTTGGAGGTCTTAGATCCCGGTTTGCAAACCACGGTTCAGGATTGGCCTGGGCGTCTAGGATATTGGCAGGTGGGAGTCCCTCCCAGTGGTCCCATGGATGCCTTGTCTTTTCGCTTGGGCAATTTGTTGTTGGGGAATGATGAGGGCGCTTTGGGGCTCGAAATGACTTTACGGGGCGGCACTTACCGCTTCCGTGATGATATCTGGTTTTGTGTCACCGGCGCGCCCATGAATCCCGTTCTTGATGGACAGCCCATTCCCTTATACCATCCCATTATGGCCAAAAGGGGACAGGTGTTGCAGCTTGGAGAAGCGGCGAGAGGCATGCGGACCTATCTTACGGTAGCAGGGGGATTCGATATCCCCAAAACTTTAGGGAGCGGATCTACCTTCACTTTAGGAGGATTTGGCGGGCATAGTGGTCGTGCTTTACAAGTCGGCGATGTTCTTGGAATATGCTCCCCGGCTATGACGCGGCCCTTTCGCGGCACCCTGCCCTCTACGAAACAACCCCCCATAAGCCATCATTGGATGATTGGGGTCATACCCGGCCCCCATTGTTCTACCGAGTTTCTTCAGCCCAGCTACCTGCCTCAACTTGTGCAGACGACATGGGAAGTGCATTTCAACAGTTCCCGCACAGGGGTTCGCCTCATTGGTCCGCCGCCGTCGTGGGCCCGCCAGGATGGCGGCGACGCCGGTCTTCACCCCTCTAATATTCATGATAACGCGTATGCCATTGGCACATTGGACCTGACTGGCGATATGCCGATTCTTTTAGGACCTGATGGTCCGAGTCTTGGCGGGTTTGTTTGTCCCGTGACGACGGCCACGGCGGAATTATGGAAAATAGGGCAACTGCGTCCGGGTGACACCGTCTCCTTTCGGCTCTTAAGCATAGAAGAAGCGGAACAGTGCTTGGCGCAGCAAGAAGAATTTCTTCACCACCTCCTAGAAGATGATAAGGGGGAGTTACCCGCCTGTCTTTTTGCTGAGTCAGGGCACTTAGCCAATATTCCCAACTACCCGTTGCTTGACCACCGTCCGATGTCTTCACCCTTTGCGGTGACGATTCGGGCGGATGGTGATCAATATCTTTTAGTCGAATATGGACCCATGGAATTAGATTTACGATTACGCTTTCAGGTTCATGCATTAATGACGGCGCTGCAAAACATGAACGATTTGCCTATCATTGATCTGACTCCTGGGATTCGTTCACTCCATATCCATTTTGATCCCCGGCGAATCACGCTTCGCACAATGGTGGATCGTGTACGTCAAGTCAATGACCAGCTGCCTCCGTTGGAATCCATATCCGTGCCCTCGCGCATTGTTCGCTTACCGTTATCGTGGGACGATCCCGCAACTCAACTAGCCATAAAACGTTACCAACAGAATGTGAGACCAGACGCCCCCTGGTGTCCGAGCAATTTGGAGTTTATCCGCCGGATTAACGGTCTTGACTCGATTGACGATGTCAAAAACATTGTCTTTTCAGCCACCTACCTGGTTTTAGGTCTGGGCGACGTTTATCTCGGAGCACCCGTGGCAACGCCGGTAGATCCCCGACACCGCCTGATTACCACCAAATACAACCCGGCTCGCACATGGACACCCGAAAATGCGGTAGGGATTGGGGGCGCCTATTTATGTGTCTATGGCATGGAGGGACCTGGCGGTTATCAATTTGTTGGGCGGACAGTACAAATGTGGAATAAATGGCGTACCACCCAAAGTTTTCAACCGGGCCAGCCGTGGTTGCTTCGCTTTTTCGATCAAATTCAATTTTATCCGGTATCGGCCGAAGAACTCCTGCAACTGCGGCAGGATTTTCTCCGGGGACGGTTTGAGGTAGAAATCCAGGACACGGTATTTGACTTGGGCAGATACTTGCACGAACTCGAGCATATCAAGATGAGTGTGGATCGGTTTCGACGCTGTCAACAGCAGGCATTTCAAGCCGAAAGGGAACGTTGGGGTGCCTTGGGCTTAGCCGAATATGTCTCGGGAGATGCGGCAGCCCCGTCCATCGAACCAGAATATCAGATCAAGGGAACTCCTGTTACGAGCTCCTTGCCAGGCAGTGTGTGGAAAGTCTTGGTTCAGGCGGATGAAGAGGTTAGTGAGGGACAGACGCTGGTCGTGTTGGAAAGCATGAAAATGGAATTTGCCATTGTCGCCCCGAACCGTGGGGTCGTGGCCGCGATTTGTGTGAAACCCGGAGAACAAGTGCGGCCTGGTCAATTACTGGTCGACCTAGTGAGTGACGAGTGA
- a CDS encoding Card1-like endonuclease domain-containing protein yields the protein MARLDDLFIIHDTYVCLLSDHLLPNVIPVIQAPPQRVILLYTPNNKERVQRFRQATESVPTEIIEKQVHPYQYAQTQRICDEILEQFPNAILNVTGGTKIMALAAFDRFRHNHRPIIYVDSDSQRILYLHNGESERLGDPLTVKQYLACYGFKADNINRQDNLPKTWREVEDLFAQNSTKWQNQLGRLNWIAAQQQPIFTLQTGELQDLLLKANLIKPAEAKNAGFQFTSDQARQFINGGWFEHYVYSLLRQISAQYPIKNLTKNIEISNDSVSNELDVVFLYHNKLHVIECKTRHFTADGKINPMETIYKIDSVTNRVAGIKGKSMFASYYPLTQAAKKRCLNNSIYVSDQPSQLHHQLIKWINA from the coding sequence ATGGCACGCTTAGACGATCTATTTATTATCCATGATACTTATGTCTGCTTGCTATCCGATCATCTGCTGCCTAATGTAATCCCGGTGATTCAAGCACCGCCGCAGCGAGTTATTCTCCTCTATACTCCCAACAACAAAGAGAGAGTTCAAAGGTTCAGGCAAGCAACCGAATCGGTTCCGACGGAGATTATTGAAAAACAGGTCCACCCTTACCAATATGCTCAAACACAGAGGATCTGCGATGAGATTCTTGAGCAATTCCCGAATGCTATTTTGAATGTTACTGGCGGCACAAAAATCATGGCGTTAGCGGCGTTTGACCGCTTTCGCCACAACCACCGGCCCATCATATATGTGGATTCCGATAGTCAAAGAATTCTGTACCTTCATAATGGTGAATCTGAACGCTTAGGCGATCCGTTAACCGTGAAACAATATCTCGCTTGCTACGGTTTTAAAGCCGATAATATCAATCGACAAGACAACCTGCCGAAAACATGGCGCGAAGTAGAAGATTTATTCGCTCAAAATTCGACCAAATGGCAAAATCAACTGGGTCGTCTGAATTGGATTGCGGCACAACAACAACCAATATTCACCTTACAAACAGGTGAACTACAAGATCTCCTTTTAAAAGCAAACCTTATCAAACCAGCCGAAGCAAAGAACGCGGGTTTCCAGTTTACATCGGACCAAGCCAGACAATTTATCAATGGAGGATGGTTTGAACATTATGTGTATTCGCTTCTTAGACAAATCTCAGCCCAATATCCAATCAAAAATCTCACGAAAAATATTGAAATAAGCAATGACAGCGTAAGCAACGAGCTTGATGTCGTGTTTTTATATCATAACAAACTTCATGTCATTGAGTGTAAGACCCGGCATTTTACGGCTGACGGAAAGATTAATCCGATGGAAACGATCTACAAAATCGATTCAGTAACAAACCGGGTCGCAGGTATTAAAGGCAAGTCAATGTTCGCATCATACTATCCCTTGACTCAAGCGGCCAAAAAACGATGCTTGAACAACAGCATCTACGTCAGCGATCAGCCGTCACAATTGCATCACCAATTAATAAAGTGGATTAATGCGTAA
- the cmr6 gene encoding type III-B CRISPR module RAMP protein Cmr6 — translation MIPMYPHKDIPNAPTSQANFGLWYDKFCNQWSEDNLWSFKKKEWIEQAESFRFNDRDIVHEFVSRRVQMIQSLGGRFWVFETLSPFVTGLGRTHPVENGMVWDYLSGLPFIPGSSIKGALKASNRQYFENHYDITERFTIFDAIPLGSVTLRGEIMTPHYAPYYQKQESPGDWFSPTPIPFLTVPKGQRFLFSIVAPSEHLNRIEEWLEETLTWAGLGAKTAVAFGRFRRIQAEEQRLIREFEETLAQKRQAEQMQSLSPVEQELLADGYHDNSDRFMQALTQKWLDKMEDVTLPEDDRILIAQKLKDWYLKNKNQEWNKPKNKKNQQKIARIKKVL, via the coding sequence ATGATTCCCATGTACCCTCACAAAGACATCCCCAATGCCCCCACTTCCCAAGCCAATTTTGGGTTGTGGTATGACAAATTTTGTAATCAATGGTCAGAAGATAACCTATGGTCCTTTAAAAAAAAGGAATGGATTGAACAAGCGGAATCGTTTCGTTTTAACGACAGGGATATCGTCCACGAATTTGTGAGTCGCCGAGTACAAATGATTCAAAGCTTGGGCGGACGCTTTTGGGTCTTCGAAACCTTGTCTCCTTTTGTCACAGGGCTTGGCCGCACACATCCCGTTGAAAACGGCATGGTCTGGGACTATCTCTCAGGTCTTCCATTTATTCCAGGAAGTTCTATTAAGGGTGCCTTAAAGGCCAGTAATCGGCAATATTTCGAAAACCACTATGACATCACCGAACGATTCACCATATTCGACGCAATTCCTCTTGGCTCTGTCACATTACGTGGAGAGATTATGACTCCTCACTATGCTCCTTATTATCAAAAGCAAGAAAGCCCGGGTGACTGGTTTAGTCCCACACCTATCCCTTTCCTCACGGTACCAAAGGGCCAACGTTTCCTCTTTTCCATTGTTGCGCCTAGCGAACATTTAAATAGGATTGAAGAATGGCTCGAAGAGACACTCACGTGGGCTGGTCTTGGCGCCAAAACGGCTGTCGCCTTTGGCCGGTTTCGCCGAATCCAGGCTGAAGAGCAGCGTTTAATCAGAGAATTTGAGGAGACGCTAGCGCAAAAACGTCAAGCCGAACAGATGCAATCACTAAGTCCAGTGGAACAAGAATTATTGGCCGATGGATACCATGACAATTCGGATCGGTTTATGCAAGCGCTAACCCAGAAATGGTTAGACAAAATGGAAGATGTTACGTTACCCGAAGACGACCGAATACTTATTGCACAGAAGCTGAAAGATTGGTACCTGAAAAACAAAAATCAAGAGTGGAATAAACCCAAAAACAAAAAGAACCAGCAGAAGATTGCCCGCATTAAAAAGGTCCTATGA